A region of Cytophagia bacterium CHB2 DNA encodes the following proteins:
- a CDS encoding alpha-galactosidase, with translation MLVLAILVSACSTQKSATVDGKNIQILFDDKLHSKVVAKLEGRAVEVGDFSSSEFVVISGNEVKDFAFEGQQQENLDDAIGKGKKYILTGSNAALRKEIAVSLYDDFPSMAVYQVSYTNTGDAEVTIDGWTNSHYTISARETDDPRFWSYQSGSYESRADWVLPLKAGFSQENFMGMNASDYGGGTPVVDVWNRNVGIGVGHLEMVPKLVSLPVSMMDSTTASLGVQFKMKKTLKPGESLITLPTFVSVHRGDYFQTLADYRRLMIKQGIAFHEPPASTYEPEWCAWGYERKFTMDQVVNTLPMAKKLGYQWATLDDGWQTAEGDWYLDPKKFPRGDADMINFVKQMNAQGLKSKLWWAPLAVDPGTDLIKQHPEYLLLNEDGSRQDISWWDAYYLCPAYPPVQEYTKNLVKTFMQTWGFEGLKIDGQHLNGAPPCYNPAHQHAYPEESVEKMPEFFKVIYETAISIHPNAVVQICPCGTAFSFFTMPYMNQSVSSDPESSWQIRLKGKTLKALMGPNAAYYGDHVELSDGRDDFGTTVGIGGIIGTKFTWPVGAKKDSKVDLTPEREAVWAKWSEVYHAKMLPAGTYLGSLYDIGFDKPETHAIQKDGRMYYAFYANEWNGEVELRGLEARSYRVLDYVDQKDYGMVTGPAAKLAVQFSRNLLLEAVPE, from the coding sequence ATGCTCGTCCTCGCCATCTTGGTTTCTGCCTGCAGTACGCAGAAATCAGCAACCGTGGACGGCAAAAACATCCAGATTTTGTTTGATGACAAGCTGCACAGCAAAGTCGTGGCGAAACTGGAGGGTCGCGCCGTCGAAGTTGGAGACTTTTCATCCAGCGAATTCGTCGTCATTTCTGGAAATGAGGTGAAAGATTTTGCTTTCGAAGGCCAACAGCAGGAAAACCTCGATGACGCCATTGGCAAAGGCAAAAAATATATCCTCACCGGCAGCAACGCGGCGCTGCGCAAAGAGATTGCCGTTTCGCTTTATGATGATTTCCCGAGCATGGCGGTGTATCAGGTTTCCTACACCAACACCGGCGATGCCGAAGTAACCATCGACGGCTGGACGAACAGTCACTACACGATCTCCGCGCGTGAGACGGACGACCCGCGCTTCTGGTCTTATCAAAGCGGATCCTATGAATCCCGGGCGGACTGGGTGTTGCCGCTCAAAGCGGGTTTCTCACAAGAAAACTTCATGGGCATGAACGCCTCCGACTACGGCGGCGGCACGCCGGTGGTTGATGTTTGGAATCGCAACGTCGGCATCGGCGTCGGTCATCTCGAAATGGTGCCGAAACTGGTGTCGCTGCCGGTGAGCATGATGGACTCCACCACCGCGTCGTTGGGCGTCCAATTCAAAATGAAGAAGACGCTCAAGCCCGGAGAATCACTCATCACTCTGCCGACTTTCGTGAGCGTTCACCGCGGTGACTATTTTCAAACCCTGGCGGATTATCGCCGGCTGATGATCAAGCAGGGCATTGCGTTCCACGAGCCGCCGGCCTCGACCTATGAGCCGGAATGGTGCGCCTGGGGTTATGAGCGCAAGTTCACCATGGATCAAGTCGTGAACACGCTGCCGATGGCAAAGAAGCTCGGTTATCAATGGGCAACGCTCGACGACGGCTGGCAAACCGCGGAAGGCGATTGGTATCTCGACCCGAAGAAATTCCCGCGCGGCGATGCCGACATGATCAACTTCGTGAAGCAGATGAACGCACAAGGATTGAAATCAAAACTGTGGTGGGCGCCATTGGCGGTCGATCCGGGCACGGATCTGATCAAGCAGCATCCCGAGTATCTGTTGCTGAATGAAGACGGCTCGCGACAGGACATCAGTTGGTGGGATGCCTACTATTTGTGCCCCGCTTATCCGCCGGTGCAGGAGTACACCAAAAATCTCGTCAAGACTTTCATGCAGACCTGGGGATTCGAAGGTTTGAAGATCGACGGGCAACACTTGAACGGCGCGCCGCCGTGTTACAATCCGGCGCATCAGCACGCCTATCCCGAAGAGTCGGTCGAGAAGATGCCGGAGTTTTTCAAGGTGATCTATGAAACCGCAATAAGCATTCATCCCAATGCCGTCGTGCAAATCTGTCCGTGCGGCACGGCATTTTCGTTTTTCACCATGCCCTATATGAATCAATCGGTGTCTTCGGATCCCGAAAGCTCGTGGCAGATTCGCTTGAAGGGCAAGACGCTCAAAGCGTTGATGGGACCGAACGCGGCCTATTATGGCGATCATGTGGAGCTGAGCGATGGCCGCGATGACTTTGGCACCACGGTCGGCATCGGCGGCATCATCGGCACGAAGTTCACCTGGCCGGTGGGCGCCAAGAAGGATTCCAAAGTCGACCTGACGCCCGAGCGTGAGGCGGTGTGGGCGAAATGGTCGGAAGTGTATCACGCGAAAATGCTGCCTGCCGGCACTTATCTCGGCAGCCTGTACGACATCGGCTTTGACAAACCCGAGACCCATGCGATTCAAAAAGATGGCAGGATGTATTATGCCTTCTATGCGAACGAATGGAATGGTGAGGTGGAGCTTCGCGGTCTTGAAGCTCGCAGCTACCGCGTGCTGGATTATGTCGATCAAAAAGACTACGGCATGGTGACCGGGCCGGCGGCAAAACTTGCGGTGCAATTCAGCCGGAATCTGTTGCTCGAAGCGGTTCCCGAATAA
- a CDS encoding amidohydrolase, with amino-acid sequence MKMQILKSVVPLGLIAAILMILAPAHSSAQTPPDKLLLKNYRPQSIYKVPNTLIAKARFPVIDMHSHAYAEGPEEIAQWVKFMDEVGVEKTMILTAASGAKFDSIYALYSKYPDRFAVWCGFDYTGYDKPGFGPAAVAELERCVKVGAAGVGEMGDKGKGLFYEHPTKAWGMHLDDPRMDPLLEKCADLKIPISIHVADPIWMYQPMDSTNDGLMNAMEWRLDNQKDIVGHSGMIDILERAVKRHPRTTFIAVHFANLSYDLAKMGELLDKYPNLYADNSARYAETAPIPRFVARFYEKYQDRLVYGTDMGLDREMYRITFRILESADEHFYETNQFGYHWALNGFGLSDQILKKVYRDNALKILNLRSGK; translated from the coding sequence ATGAAAATGCAAATCTTGAAATCAGTGGTACCGCTAGGTCTTATTGCGGCAATTTTGATGATTCTTGCGCCGGCGCACAGCTCCGCGCAAACTCCCCCCGATAAATTGCTGCTCAAGAACTACCGTCCGCAATCGATTTACAAAGTCCCGAACACGCTCATAGCAAAAGCCAGATTCCCCGTCATTGACATGCATTCGCATGCCTATGCCGAAGGTCCCGAAGAAATTGCGCAATGGGTGAAATTCATGGACGAGGTCGGCGTCGAGAAAACCATGATCCTGACCGCGGCCAGCGGCGCGAAGTTCGATTCGATTTATGCGCTTTATTCGAAGTATCCGGATCGTTTTGCGGTCTGGTGCGGCTTCGATTACACCGGCTACGACAAACCCGGATTTGGGCCGGCGGCGGTGGCCGAGCTGGAACGCTGCGTGAAAGTCGGTGCGGCCGGCGTCGGGGAAATGGGCGACAAAGGAAAAGGCCTTTTCTATGAACATCCGACCAAAGCCTGGGGCATGCACCTCGATGATCCGCGCATGGATCCTTTGCTCGAAAAGTGCGCGGACTTGAAGATTCCCATCAGCATTCACGTTGCTGATCCGATTTGGATGTATCAACCGATGGACTCTACCAACGACGGTTTGATGAATGCGATGGAGTGGCGCCTCGACAATCAAAAGGACATCGTCGGCCATTCCGGCATGATCGATATTCTCGAACGCGCCGTCAAACGCCATCCCCGAACAACGTTCATTGCCGTGCATTTCGCCAATCTCTCCTACGACCTTGCTAAAATGGGCGAGCTGCTCGACAAATATCCCAACCTTTATGCCGACAACTCGGCGCGTTACGCTGAGACCGCGCCCATTCCGCGTTTTGTTGCCCGGTTCTATGAAAAGTATCAGGACCGGCTGGTCTATGGCACCGACATGGGCCTCGACCGGGAGATGTACCGGATTACGTTTCGCATCCTCGAAAGCGCCGATGAGCATTTCTATGAAACCAACCAGTTCGGTTATCATTGGGCGCTGAACGGCTTTGGTCTCAGTGATCAAATCTTGAAGAAAGTTTATCGGGACAATGCGCTGAAGATTCTAAATCTGCGATCCGGAAAATAA
- a CDS encoding glycoside hydrolase family 18 protein, translating into MVRLLKWTLIPALFLFSTPLIGQQKEINGYFPSWKWQQNRERLNHRLIPYQKLTIVTYAFFYPLESGEIVGMDPVADDFLLKGKTDSLSGRLEPNDSMVALAHRHGAKMVLAIGGWENSNNFPQVAADPGKRAKFAQSCIKQITEYGFDGIDVDWEFPGYVRHKGTPQDKQNFTLLLQAVRDSLQALGKRTGKYYLLSASLPAAAGHLPDIEVQKITAILDRLNIMTYDLFGPWGKISNHNSALFGPAQGDSARCVDGAFKLYHNEHQVPAEKINLGVAFYGHAYANCTQIYAEHGGAETKLFPADDGIPYAHIAERLDLFKRLWDDKAQAPYLVSESQRILVSYDDEESVARKADYVKEKSAAGLIVWTLQGDCLKDGRTPLLDAIYNRFAAQ; encoded by the coding sequence ATGGTCAGACTTCTGAAATGGACTTTGATTCCTGCGCTCTTTCTTTTTTCGACCCCGCTCATTGGACAGCAAAAGGAGATCAACGGTTATTTCCCCTCATGGAAATGGCAACAGAATCGCGAGCGTCTGAACCATCGCTTGATACCCTATCAGAAGTTGACCATCGTTACCTACGCGTTTTTCTATCCCTTGGAAAGTGGTGAAATCGTTGGGATGGACCCGGTAGCCGATGACTTTCTTCTCAAAGGCAAAACGGATTCTCTCTCCGGTCGCCTCGAGCCGAATGATTCAATGGTCGCCCTTGCGCATCGTCACGGTGCCAAGATGGTTCTCGCGATCGGCGGCTGGGAAAATTCGAATAATTTTCCGCAGGTTGCTGCCGATCCTGGGAAGCGAGCCAAATTCGCGCAAAGCTGTATCAAGCAGATTACCGAATATGGTTTTGACGGCATCGATGTCGATTGGGAATTTCCCGGTTACGTTCGCCACAAAGGCACGCCGCAAGACAAACAGAATTTTACTTTGTTGTTGCAAGCCGTGAGAGACAGTCTGCAAGCGCTTGGCAAGAGAACCGGCAAGTACTATCTGCTCTCAGCCTCCCTGCCCGCGGCGGCCGGCCATTTGCCCGATATCGAGGTGCAGAAGATCACCGCGATTTTGGATCGTCTCAATATCATGACGTATGATCTCTTTGGACCCTGGGGCAAGATCAGCAATCATAACTCCGCGCTCTTCGGCCCGGCGCAAGGCGATTCCGCCCGCTGTGTGGACGGCGCCTTCAAGCTTTATCACAACGAGCATCAAGTCCCTGCGGAGAAAATCAACCTGGGGGTTGCTTTCTACGGGCATGCCTACGCCAATTGCACGCAAATCTATGCCGAGCATGGCGGAGCAGAGACCAAACTCTTTCCGGCAGATGATGGCATACCCTACGCCCACATCGCTGAACGCCTCGATCTGTTCAAACGCCTGTGGGACGACAAAGCGCAGGCGCCTTACCTAGTGAGTGAATCGCAAAGAATTCTCGTTTCGTACGACGACGAGGAGTCAGTTGCCCGCAAAGCGGATTACGTGAAGGAAAAAAGCGCTGCCGGACTGATTGTTTGGACATTGCAGGGAGATTGTTTGAAAGATGGGAGGACGCCATTGCTCGATGCGATCTACAACAGATTTGCCGCGCAGTGA